The proteins below come from a single Priestia megaterium NBRC 15308 = ATCC 14581 genomic window:
- a CDS encoding VC0807 family protein, translating to MKRRKVEIIVSVLFNIILLYLIYTVLKTHMTSIIALSLAACVPLVDTLYHLIKDKKLDMFSSFIFLGIVLSIVAAWIGGDERFILLRESYVTGIMGLVFLFSLLAPKPMIYYFAMRFTSKKSVITKRWEEEVSFRHFIRIMAAVWGIGLIIEALVKVVIVYEFPISKALVISPIVQYIIIAILIYWNIHFVKQRKQKA from the coding sequence ATGAAAAGAAGAAAAGTTGAAATAATTGTAAGTGTCCTCTTCAATATTATTTTACTCTATTTAATCTATACTGTTTTAAAAACGCATATGACAAGTATTATTGCACTATCTTTAGCAGCTTGTGTACCATTAGTGGATACACTTTATCATCTCATAAAGGATAAAAAGTTGGATATGTTCTCTTCTTTTATTTTTTTAGGAATTGTTCTTAGCATAGTGGCAGCGTGGATTGGAGGAGATGAACGTTTTATTCTGTTAAGAGAATCGTATGTGACAGGTATAATGGGACTTGTCTTCTTATTTTCTTTATTAGCACCAAAACCAATGATCTATTATTTCGCGATGAGGTTTACTTCAAAAAAATCTGTGATTACAAAACGGTGGGAGGAAGAGGTATCATTCCGTCACTTTATACGAATAATGGCAGCTGTTTGGGGTATCGGACTGATAATAGAAGCGTTGGTGAAAGTTGTCATTGTGTATGAGTTCCCTATCTCTAAAGCTTTAGTCATTTCTCCTATTGTACAGTATATCATTATTGCGATTTTAATTTACTGGAATATTCATTTTGTCAAACAACGTAAACAAAAAGCGTAA
- a CDS encoding DUF7010 family protein → MYLLSCLSDWSPIIYRCNCIIKKSSQLSNEVIKKNREQWRKKSIWFGIIFSLEGLLIAMASYICASTNHLDLFVPIMALIVGAHFFPLASLFQVPIYYITGILLCLLATLVMLTFPVKTIISNHHIMTWWVSVGFGSALILWGTGVIVCLRGFKLLSIAQNGAENDKLSTRL, encoded by the coding sequence TTGTACTTATTATCCTGTCTCTCTGATTGGAGCCCTATTATTTATCGGTGCAATTGCATTATAAAGAAGTCTAGTCAATTATCTAACGAAGTAATCAAAAAGAATAGGGAGCAGTGGAGAAAAAAGAGTATATGGTTCGGTATTATTTTTAGTTTAGAAGGTCTTTTGATTGCTATGGCTTCTTATATTTGTGCATCTACTAATCACTTAGATTTGTTTGTGCCTATTATGGCCCTTATTGTCGGTGCTCATTTTTTTCCTCTGGCATCGCTATTTCAAGTACCAATTTATTATATTACAGGGATACTCCTGTGCTTACTAGCAACGCTTGTCATGTTAACTTTTCCTGTAAAAACAATAATAAGCAATCATCACATTATGACCTGGTGGGTATCTGTAGGTTTTGGCTCAGCTTTAATATTATGGGGAACTGGGGTAATAGTTTGCCTTAGAGGATTTAAGCTGCTCAGTATAGCCCAGAATGGGGCCGAGAATGATAAGTTATCTACCCGATTATAA
- a CDS encoding GerAB/ArcD/ProY family transporter produces MEKAKISGSQLFTLMMLFEFGSAFLLPVAIEAKQDAWLSIMFGMIGGGLLFLIYYQLYRYYPDLLLVEFIPKIMGKWIGRFFSFLYIFYFANLAARVIRDFGDMLLTFAYPDTPLFIVNALLMFVVIYTVSKGIEVLARSSQLLFMLIYLFAISGFILIVCSGLIDLDNLQPVLEEGIGLPLKIALTQNIYFPFGEMVVFLIILPYVKNMNKGIGLSAIGLTGINLMITMLINVSVLGVSLTARSQFPLLSTVQSIQVADFLERLDVFFMLAAVIGGFIRISVFFYAVVIGTTNLFKIKSSSSLCYPLGFVILLYSLSLANNYEELVQEGIKTLPFYLDIPLQVIVPLLLLIVAFFRNRARIKKSESTLVE; encoded by the coding sequence GTGGAAAAAGCAAAAATTAGTGGAAGTCAACTATTTACCTTAATGATGCTGTTTGAATTTGGAAGTGCTTTTCTTCTCCCTGTTGCTATAGAAGCGAAGCAAGATGCTTGGCTATCCATTATGTTCGGAATGATAGGGGGAGGTCTCCTATTTTTAATCTACTATCAGCTGTATCGTTACTATCCTGACCTATTACTTGTAGAATTCATCCCAAAAATTATGGGGAAATGGATTGGTCGTTTCTTTTCATTTCTTTATATTTTCTATTTCGCAAACCTTGCTGCCAGAGTCATTCGGGATTTTGGAGACATGTTATTGACATTTGCCTATCCCGATACTCCCTTATTTATTGTCAATGCCTTATTAATGTTTGTTGTTATCTATACCGTTAGCAAAGGAATCGAAGTCTTGGCAAGGTCTAGTCAGCTTCTGTTTATGTTAATCTATCTGTTTGCCATTTCTGGATTCATTCTTATTGTATGTTCTGGTTTAATTGACTTGGATAATTTACAACCTGTATTAGAAGAAGGAATTGGTTTACCTTTAAAAATTGCTTTGACTCAAAATATATATTTTCCATTTGGTGAAATGGTTGTGTTTTTGATAATTTTACCTTATGTAAAAAATATGAATAAAGGAATTGGTTTAAGCGCTATTGGATTAACAGGGATCAATTTAATGATTACTATGCTAATAAATGTGAGTGTATTAGGTGTAAGTCTTACCGCACGTTCACAATTTCCTCTTTTAAGTACGGTTCAGAGTATTCAAGTAGCTGATTTTTTAGAGCGTCTTGACGTGTTTTTTATGCTTGCAGCCGTTATTGGAGGATTTATTAGGATAAGCGTGTTTTTTTATGCTGTTGTGATAGGTACAACAAATTTATTTAAGATTAAATCTTCATCTAGCTTATGCTACCCCTTAGGGTTTGTTATTCTCCTCTATTCCCTGTCGCTAGCCAATAATTATGAGGAACTTGTACAAGAGGGGATTAAAACACTACCGTTTTATCTAGATATCCCACTTCAAGTCATAGTGCCTCTATTGCTTCTTATTGTGGCTTTCTTTAGAAATAGAGCCAGGATTAAGAAATCTGAGTCCACTCTAGTAGAATGA
- a CDS encoding GerAB/ArcD/ProY family transporter codes for MEKAKISASQLFILMELFELGSALLVPLAIDAKQDAWLAILLGMLGSLVLFLVYHKLYTYYPDLLPTEYMQKLLGKGLGTILAVIYILYFMYDASRVLRDFGEMLLTFAYTDTPLFIANALLMLVIIYTIRQGIEVIARSGELLFIFMYALAIVGFTLIVSSGLIDVTRLKPVLEEGLLPVLKVAVTQTLYFPFTEAIAFTMIFPYLKNPKRAKVTILSVIGLSGINLALTMMINVSVLGVDLTARSQFPLLSTVQAIQVADFLERLDVFFMLALVIGIFFKISVLFYAAVIGTANLFKIKSPSRLSYPLGLVVLFMSITIARNFQEHLHEGIRIVPLVLQMPLFTIIPLLLLLIAFFKNRSKP; via the coding sequence ATGGAGAAAGCCAAAATTAGTGCTAGTCAATTATTTATTTTAATGGAACTATTTGAATTGGGCAGTGCTTTATTGGTACCTCTTGCCATAGACGCAAAACAGGATGCTTGGTTGGCGATTTTGCTTGGTATGCTAGGTAGCCTGGTTCTATTTTTAGTCTATCATAAACTGTACACCTATTATCCCGACCTCTTACCTACAGAGTACATGCAAAAGCTCTTAGGCAAAGGTCTTGGAACGATCCTTGCCGTTATCTATATTCTTTACTTTATGTATGATGCTTCAAGGGTTCTACGTGATTTTGGTGAAATGTTGTTAACCTTTGCCTATACCGATACGCCTTTATTTATAGCGAATGCCTTATTAATGCTGGTCATTATTTATACCATTCGACAAGGAATTGAGGTTATTGCTCGATCAGGAGAGCTCCTGTTTATTTTTATGTATGCCCTGGCGATTGTTGGATTTACTCTGATTGTTTCTTCAGGTTTAATCGACGTTACACGCTTAAAGCCTGTGCTTGAAGAAGGCTTGTTACCAGTCCTAAAAGTGGCAGTGACTCAAACCCTGTATTTCCCTTTTACTGAAGCAATTGCGTTTACAATGATTTTTCCCTATTTGAAAAATCCCAAAAGAGCTAAGGTAACCATACTGTCTGTAATCGGATTAAGTGGCATCAATTTGGCTCTTACCATGATGATTAATGTGAGTGTGCTAGGCGTAGATTTGACAGCACGTTCACAGTTTCCTCTTCTTAGTACGGTACAAGCTATTCAAGTCGCTGATTTCTTAGAACGACTTGATGTATTTTTTATGCTTGCTTTAGTAATTGGTATTTTCTTTAAAATTAGTGTGTTATTTTATGCAGCTGTCATAGGAACAGCTAACTTATTTAAGATTAAATCACCTTCAAGACTTTCGTATCCGTTGGGGCTAGTCGTTCTATTTATGTCTATCACGATTGCGAGAAATTTCCAAGAACATCTCCATGAAGGAATTCGAATAGTACCATTAGTTCTGCAAATGCCTCTCTTCACAATTATCCCTCTTTTGCTTCTCCTTATTGCTTTCTTCAAAAATAGGAGTAAGCCGTAA
- a CDS encoding Ger(x)C family spore germination protein, which yields MKRKGILLLLMTTMTLLLSSCWSKKELTDLAIVSAMGVDKTKDGRYTVTLQIINPGNVAGGLVGGGGTQSPPVTIYWDSGDNLVEASRRASSRIARRVYYAHTNLLVIGEKLAREDGINVLIDAFDRDPDFRANATMVIANHTSAADLVKTLTPVDKIPANKVLKTLEFTERKWGENVKVSLQDVMMGLESPGGKAVVGGFRMIGDYKQARRLENLQESAPEATLRASGIAVLKRGKLVDWLYGKTARGTVWILDKIQGTDINIDWGGKKEAIAYQTVRQKTSLSAQIKNGKPHISVHTRVEGDIGEMEVPVDITNPNVITKIEQSVRQEIKKELKKAIERAQKDKTDIFGFGEVIHQSRPNEWKKIKPEWNDVYFPKSKVDITVEAYVRRAGLRNKSFLSGVKEN from the coding sequence ATGAAGCGTAAAGGAATTCTTCTTTTATTGATGACGACGATGACACTCTTGCTCTCTAGTTGTTGGAGTAAAAAAGAGTTAACCGATCTGGCCATTGTATCAGCCATGGGTGTTGATAAAACAAAAGATGGAAGATATACTGTCACGCTTCAAATTATTAATCCGGGAAACGTGGCTGGAGGACTGGTAGGCGGAGGTGGTACGCAAAGTCCACCTGTTACTATCTATTGGGATTCCGGCGATAATTTAGTCGAAGCAAGTAGACGAGCTTCCAGTAGGATTGCACGACGAGTGTATTATGCACATACCAACCTATTAGTTATTGGAGAGAAATTAGCAAGAGAAGATGGGATAAACGTTTTGATAGATGCTTTTGATCGAGACCCGGACTTTCGAGCTAATGCAACTATGGTGATTGCAAATCACACAAGTGCAGCAGATCTCGTCAAAACATTAACGCCCGTTGATAAAATTCCAGCGAATAAAGTGCTGAAAACGTTAGAATTCACAGAAAGAAAATGGGGAGAGAACGTAAAAGTATCACTCCAAGACGTCATGATGGGACTCGAGTCTCCTGGAGGGAAAGCCGTTGTAGGAGGATTTCGTATGATTGGAGATTATAAGCAAGCGCGAAGGTTAGAGAATCTTCAAGAAAGTGCGCCTGAAGCAACGCTTCGAGCTTCTGGAATTGCTGTTTTAAAACGAGGAAAGTTAGTGGATTGGTTGTATGGAAAAACAGCAAGAGGAACGGTATGGATTCTAGATAAAATCCAAGGTACCGATATTAATATTGACTGGGGAGGGAAGAAAGAAGCCATTGCTTACCAAACTGTCCGTCAAAAAACAAGTTTGTCTGCTCAAATCAAGAATGGAAAACCTCATATTTCAGTTCATACCCGTGTTGAGGGAGACATTGGTGAAATGGAGGTACCTGTAGATATCACCAATCCAAATGTCATTACAAAAATTGAACAATCAGTGAGGCAAGAAATAAAAAAAGAGCTGAAGAAGGCTATTGAACGTGCGCAAAAAGATAAAACAGATATCTTTGGATTCGGCGAAGTCATCCATCAGTCGAGGCCAAATGAATGGAAAAAAATAAAACCAGAATGGAATGATGTGTACTTTCCAAAATCAAAAGTCGATATTACTGTCGAAGCTTATGTCCGCCGCGCAGGTTTACGAAATAAGTCGTTCCTTTCAGGAGTGAAAGAGAATTAA
- a CDS encoding spore germination protein, with product MSSLFKNGKLKKTRQQESKNNPINTGKYIQDSLSANLDKIHQKTGNSPDVVIRQIKMGSNSDIETAIIYIEGIVDNQSIQEFLLESMMKDDKKTKVNKQNALELISEDMMTIGNVSPIHNWDDLFSTLMAGDTLVLVDGINQVLSASTKGGETRTISESDTQMVVRGPKGAFTESIGTNTAMVRRIIKTPDLWTESFKIGRATNTDVTLMYIHGIANDQVIQEIRQRLNKIDIDSILESGYIEQLIEDQTATPFPTIYNTERPDVVAGNLLEGRIAIFVDGTPFVLVAPALFIQFFQSAEDYYARFDIATSIRLLRIAMFLISLIAPATYVAVTTFHQEMVPTTLIVAIAAQRESVPFPAFVEALLMEITFEILREAGIRLPKAIGSAVSIVGALVIGQAAVQASIVSPAMVIIVSITAIASFATPSFDMAISARLIRFLFMLGAASFGFYGIILCILMMVVHLCSLRSFGVPYMAPFAPFIPVNNGDTVVRLPWWTLRQRPRLISVNTIREGKNQRPHPPASRGMVNRALEEGDNNEA from the coding sequence ATGTCTTCATTGTTTAAAAATGGAAAACTAAAAAAGACTCGCCAGCAAGAGAGTAAAAATAACCCTATTAATACAGGAAAATATATACAAGATTCCTTATCGGCCAATCTCGATAAGATTCATCAGAAAACGGGAAATAGTCCAGACGTTGTTATCCGTCAGATAAAAATGGGAAGCAATTCCGATATAGAAACAGCGATTATCTATATAGAGGGTATTGTAGACAATCAATCGATTCAAGAATTTTTACTGGAATCCATGATGAAAGATGATAAGAAAACAAAAGTGAATAAGCAAAATGCGTTAGAACTGATTTCTGAAGATATGATGACCATTGGTAACGTATCACCCATCCATAACTGGGATGATTTATTTTCAACCCTAATGGCAGGTGATACGCTCGTTCTAGTAGATGGAATAAATCAGGTACTGAGCGCCAGTACCAAAGGTGGAGAAACACGTACAATTTCAGAATCGGACACTCAAATGGTAGTTCGAGGCCCAAAAGGAGCGTTTACAGAGTCAATTGGGACCAATACAGCCATGGTACGCCGAATCATAAAGACCCCTGATTTATGGACAGAATCATTCAAGATAGGTCGTGCAACCAATACGGATGTGACGCTTATGTACATCCATGGGATTGCCAATGATCAAGTCATTCAAGAAATCCGTCAGCGCTTAAACAAAATTGATATTGATAGCATTTTGGAGTCAGGTTATATTGAACAACTGATTGAAGATCAAACAGCAACGCCTTTTCCCACTATTTATAATACCGAAAGGCCTGATGTAGTGGCTGGAAATTTGTTAGAAGGGCGCATTGCTATTTTCGTTGATGGAACTCCTTTTGTACTGGTTGCCCCGGCTTTATTCATCCAATTTTTCCAGTCGGCTGAGGATTATTATGCCCGTTTTGACATTGCCACATCGATTCGTCTGTTACGAATTGCTATGTTTCTGATTTCTCTTATTGCACCTGCTACCTATGTTGCTGTCACGACCTTCCATCAAGAGATGGTACCCACAACACTTATTGTAGCCATTGCTGCACAGAGAGAATCCGTCCCCTTTCCAGCATTCGTGGAAGCTCTACTCATGGAGATCACCTTTGAAATTTTACGCGAAGCAGGGATTCGATTGCCAAAAGCCATTGGTTCGGCCGTCTCCATTGTTGGAGCTCTTGTCATTGGACAAGCAGCTGTTCAGGCGAGTATTGTATCCCCAGCGATGGTTATTATCGTCTCTATAACGGCAATTGCGAGCTTTGCTACACCTTCCTTTGATATGGCCATTTCGGCTCGTTTAATTCGTTTTTTATTTATGTTAGGTGCAGCTTCATTTGGTTTTTATGGCATTATCCTCTGTATTCTCATGATGGTCGTTCATTTATGCAGTTTACGCTCATTCGGTGTGCCCTATATGGCGCCATTCGCACCATTTATACCCGTCAATAATGGAGATACAGTGGTACGACTACCCTGGTGGACATTAAGACAACGACCGAGATTAATTAGTGTAAATACGATTCGAGAAGGGAAAAATCAACGCCCTCATCCTCCTGCATCTCGTGGTATGGTGAACCGAGCTCTTGAAGAAGGTGACAACAATGAAGCGTAA
- a CDS encoding DUF4046 domain-containing protein, producing MDRDQVIEIYQQVLDGKRKRFPNGFFVGNEGKTYMNYITRYLLEQRLSIPIHEIPLKVGADTLWSHRLRPPAMLYGWNYYEVIDNAYPGEFQPWEFRQVPRKYWKGEEGKNRAIEAVKYVLEEELKIPFNEIPHRVNFHFFNQYGLGGVFSLFRQSPFQVIEAVYPGSFKPWQFANVPMNCWKNEASIQEAMDDFLFNQLHFLSYEEAFLNIKSQHFNDCQLTGLFQMAFDGQMSNVKKWIKRQEMQKVN from the coding sequence GTGGATAGAGATCAAGTTATTGAAATTTATCAGCAAGTTCTAGATGGGAAAAGAAAACGATTTCCTAACGGTTTTTTTGTAGGTAACGAAGGAAAAACATATATGAACTATATAACACGCTATCTACTTGAACAACGGTTATCAATCCCTATTCATGAAATCCCTCTTAAAGTAGGAGCAGATACATTATGGTCTCATCGCCTTAGACCACCTGCTATGTTATATGGATGGAATTACTACGAAGTCATTGATAATGCCTATCCTGGAGAATTCCAGCCGTGGGAATTTCGACAAGTACCCCGTAAATATTGGAAAGGAGAAGAAGGGAAAAATCGTGCTATTGAGGCAGTAAAATATGTACTAGAGGAAGAACTAAAAATTCCTTTTAATGAGATTCCTCATCGGGTTAATTTTCACTTTTTCAACCAATATGGTCTAGGAGGTGTCTTTTCCCTCTTTAGACAATCCCCTTTTCAAGTGATTGAAGCTGTTTATCCAGGTTCCTTTAAACCCTGGCAATTTGCTAATGTTCCTATGAATTGTTGGAAAAACGAAGCCTCTATTCAAGAGGCAATGGATGACTTCTTATTTAACCAACTCCATTTTCTATCCTATGAAGAGGCGTTTCTCAACATAAAAAGTCAACACTTCAATGATTGTCAGCTCACAGGTCTCTTTCAGATGGCCTTCGATGGCCAAATGAGTAATGTAAAAAAATGGATAAAACGTCAAGAAATGCAGAAAGTCAACTAA
- a CDS encoding YqjF family protein codes for MNIMNDVIHRSWPLASKYWIMRQTWRNLLFLHWPIPLKKLRPYVPSSLQIDTFNGSAWIGVILFVLEGIYPRGISSVSLTPKFPEINVRTYVKRNGKPGIYFMSIDVGNWASLNIAKRWYRLPYHSAQISFRKEGHTFHCQSIRKGNTNTSISFNGKYAPVSEVYFSKEGTLDHWLTERYCLYSSSNGANIYSGEIHHQPWPLQKAEIEIFRNNLFIPFHFNLSEVEPIAHFSIGVDSLIWNIKKIRNE; via the coding sequence ATGAACATAATGAATGATGTTATTCATCGGTCTTGGCCATTGGCTTCAAAATATTGGATTATGCGACAAACTTGGAGAAATCTATTGTTTTTACATTGGCCTATTCCACTAAAAAAACTTCGACCGTATGTGCCTTCTTCTCTACAAATTGACACCTTTAATGGATCCGCATGGATAGGTGTCATTTTATTCGTTTTAGAGGGAATCTATCCCCGTGGAATATCATCTGTTTCCCTAACCCCTAAATTCCCAGAAATCAATGTAAGGACATATGTTAAACGCAATGGTAAGCCCGGTATTTATTTTATGTCTATTGACGTTGGGAACTGGGCTTCCTTAAACATTGCAAAGAGGTGGTATCGTTTGCCTTATCATTCAGCGCAAATTTCTTTTCGAAAAGAAGGCCACACCTTTCATTGCCAGAGTATTCGCAAAGGAAACACGAATACTTCTATATCCTTCAATGGTAAATATGCTCCCGTATCTGAAGTTTATTTTTCAAAAGAAGGAACTCTTGATCATTGGTTAACTGAGCGATATTGTCTCTATAGTTCGAGTAACGGAGCCAACATCTATTCTGGTGAAATACACCACCAGCCTTGGCCGTTACAAAAAGCAGAGATAGAAATATTTAGGAATAACCTTTTTATACCTTTTCATTTTAACCTTTCTGAAGTAGAACCGATCGCTCATTTCTCCATAGGTGTGGATTCGCTAATATGGAATATTAAGAAAATAAGGAACGAATAA
- a CDS encoding aldehyde dehydrogenase family protein has translation MITKVNLTTKNYTDGEWQELQGTSKTVYNPSNINEKVGDMYFSTPEQILYTVSSAQMGFNTWRKQTGIERANYLYKMADELERAKEEVATLASREMGKPISEMLGEVTRGVNLLRYYAAEGARADGQSVPASDQHVLQYTKRVPLGVVAVITPWNFPVAIPIWKIAPALICGNSVVWKPAENSALTATRLMEIFEKANLPKGVLNLVIAKGRMIGDTLLEKADIDAVSFTGSTQTGTQIASICAKRNIKFQTEMGGKNAAVILNDADLEKTIPMILSGAFRSAGQKCTATSRIIVEKEIFPNFINSLQKAMSTLVVKDALDADAYLGPVASKDQYENISQYIELARKEATVIAEGRLDTISEGYYIPPIVVSGVGAQHKLFKEEIFGPVTVIIQAENFDEAIRLCNQSEYGLSASIFTNNMEKALLFLEEAEVGMVRVNQETAGVEYQVPFGGMKWSSSHTREQGQAALDFYSQVKTCAIKYSF, from the coding sequence TTGATTACAAAAGTAAATTTAACTACTAAAAATTATACAGATGGGGAATGGCAGGAACTCCAAGGTACTAGTAAAACTGTATATAATCCATCTAACATTAATGAAAAAGTTGGGGATATGTACTTCTCTACACCTGAGCAGATTTTATATACTGTTTCATCTGCACAAATGGGTTTTAATACATGGAGAAAACAAACAGGTATAGAACGAGCCAATTACTTATATAAAATGGCTGATGAGCTAGAAAGAGCTAAAGAGGAGGTTGCTACTCTAGCCAGTCGGGAGATGGGAAAACCTATTAGTGAAATGCTGGGTGAAGTAACAAGAGGAGTAAATTTATTACGCTATTATGCGGCCGAAGGAGCACGGGCTGACGGACAGTCGGTGCCAGCTAGTGATCAACATGTTTTACAATATACTAAACGAGTTCCTCTCGGAGTTGTCGCTGTAATTACCCCTTGGAACTTTCCAGTTGCCATTCCTATCTGGAAAATAGCTCCCGCCCTTATTTGCGGAAATTCTGTAGTATGGAAGCCTGCAGAAAATTCTGCCCTTACCGCTACTCGATTGATGGAAATCTTTGAAAAAGCAAATCTTCCGAAAGGCGTTCTTAATCTTGTTATTGCTAAAGGACGAATGATAGGAGATACATTATTAGAAAAAGCAGATATAGATGCCGTTAGCTTTACAGGTTCCACACAAACAGGAACTCAAATTGCATCTATATGCGCCAAACGTAATATAAAGTTTCAAACAGAAATGGGTGGAAAGAATGCGGCTGTTATTTTAAATGATGCTGATTTAGAGAAGACCATTCCAATGATTTTAAGTGGTGCATTTCGTTCTGCTGGACAAAAGTGCACTGCCACAAGCCGAATTATTGTTGAAAAGGAAATCTTCCCTAATTTCATTAATTCCCTACAAAAAGCTATGTCAACTTTAGTGGTGAAAGACGCTTTAGATGCTGATGCCTATTTAGGTCCTGTAGCATCTAAAGACCAGTATGAAAATATTTCTCAATATATAGAATTAGCTCGTAAAGAAGCTACAGTTATCGCTGAAGGAAGGCTCGATACAATAAGTGAAGGTTATTATATCCCTCCTATAGTGGTAAGTGGAGTTGGAGCACAGCATAAACTTTTTAAAGAAGAAATATTTGGCCCAGTTACCGTCATTATTCAAGCAGAAAATTTCGATGAGGCTATAAGGCTTTGCAATCAATCTGAATACGGTCTAAGCGCCTCCATTTTTACTAATAATATGGAGAAAGCATTACTCTTTCTAGAAGAAGCAGAAGTTGGAATGGTACGTGTGAATCAAGAAACGGCCGGCGTTGAATACCAAGTGCCATTTGGTGGTATGAAATGGTCAAGTTCCCATACTAGAGAACAAGGACAAGCAGCTTTAGATTTCTATTCACAAGTTAAAACTTGTGCTATTAAATACTCTTTTTAG